Genomic segment of Verrucomicrobiia bacterium:
CAAATCGATGCCCGCCTTAAGTTGAGTATGATTAACCGGGTATCGCGTCTCGACCCAGCGCACCGACATCCCCGGGCGGACGGTGATGGTGTGGCGCAACTTCATCGTCTCCCCAGGGACAACTTCGGCCCTCGAGACGATTGTCTCGACGGACAAGCCCAGGCAATTCTGCAGAATACCGTCCAGTTGATGCCTCTTATCGTCCAGGAGCGGGTTATGAGGCAGGGCAGCGACCCGTGCGCGAATAGTCAGCAGCGCGGGAACACTGGCCGCAGGATTCTTGGTGTCAAAATGGCTGGTAACCTCTTCAGCCAGCCTGCCAATCTCGGCGCCCCCAGGCACCCGGCTCCAGGTTGTATCCACGCCATCGAGGATGTCCTGGGTGGCGGTCTCGCCGGCCAGCAATTGAAACGATTCGGTTCTCATCCCGCCGCCGCCACGGCCAGAATAGTTGCCAAAGCCCTGGGTTTTGTGCATCGAACGGCTGCGGCCAGCGATGTCGGCAAAAGATTCGTGCAGAACCGGGTCCTCTCCCCCAACCTCGATTCGCAACACGCCGTTTGTCTCTGTACTGGCGCCTCGGAAGAACCCGTTCCATAGAATGCGCTTGGGTTGCCATGGCGCCAATTGTTGAAGCTGGTCTGGAAACGCCTTTGGGTCCCCGGCCAGCTTGAACGCTTCAAGGGCAAGCACCGCGGAGGCTGTATGATGGCCATGCGTGCCGCCCGGGTGCGTCGAGAACCGGGTGATCAGCACATCGGGTTGAAATGTCCGAATCACCCGCACGATATCCGACAGAACTTCTTGCCTATCCCAAATGCGCAGCGTTTCCCGGTAATCTTTTGAAAACCCAAAATCTACGGCGCGTGTGAAAAATTGCCGGCCCCCATCCAGGCGCCTGGCTGCAAGCAGTTCTTGTGTCCGGATGACGCCTAATTCATCGCCGAATTCCGGCCCGAGGACATTCTGGCCGCCATCGCCCCGAGTCAGCGACAGGTAAGCTGTCCGATAGAGCCGCCCCCGGGCGAGGTAGGCGATGAGTTGGGTATTCTCATCGTCCGGATGCGCTGCGATGTAGAGGACGCTGCCCATCTGTTCGAACTTGTGCAGGTCCTGCAGAATGGCCTCGGGAGAAGGCGGCTCAGAAAAGCCGGCGTCAGGCAAACCGATTATGACCGTTGCAACGCAAACCCACAAGCCCGCGAAACGCCTAAGCCATAACGAAACAACGAGCGAGGCCGGAGCGCCCCCCCAGAAACGGGGTCCATGGTTCCCGCTAGTACTGTGAAGTTTCGAGACAGAGGGCCTCCTCTCCCTAGCCCTCTCCTCCAAAGGAGGAGAGGGAACTGCTTTGCGACGCGTGTGACGAAACTTAGTTGCCAGTTTACTAACCATTGTGAAGGGATCCCCGCTTTTGCCCAAGCTCTTGATGGTGCGGTTCATCTCCCGCGAGTCTAGCACAACTGCGGCGGAGGCGCTATTTGCTCACGGTAAAGGGGACCGAGAACTGGGTTTTTTCCCACATCATCTTGATGACGCCGCCACCCGATGGGTTCTTGGCCACTTCAACAGTCAATTGATTCACGGGCGTGTCGAGGCTTTCCTTGGTCATATCGACCCTGGCCAAATCGTGGCTCTGATTGTATTGGGTGCCCCATTGGCCGATCTGCTTATTAATGATCAGCTTGGTTGGGCCGTCTTCCTCAGGCAGTGCGTACAACGAGTAAGCGCCGGCGGGGATCGGCGTGCCGCCGATCATGAGCGGCTTTTGTGTAATGAGCAGCGTCGATTCATCAGCCCCCATCCGCCAAACCTTTCCATAAGGCACCAGCCCACCCCAGATTTTGCGCTCCTCGCCTGTGCGGGGGTTTTTCGTATAAGGCCGGCCATAGACAATGGTGACCCGGCTGCCATCGATGACCGCGCTGGTCGTCTCATGCGGGCTCACGCGCTTTTCCTGGGCTAGCGCAGACATTGCGCTGAGGGCGATTGCGGCAACAAGCAACAGACTTGGATTTGGTTTTTTCATAATAATGTGAAGTGGTTTATCGTCGCGTACTTGGCAGAGTTATAATCCAGACCTTCAATACAATCCAGCCACAAAAACACAGGACAACCGAACGGGCGCAGTAGCCCTTGGTTGGGAACTCTCCGCGCATTCGGGAGGTTTTTACCTGAGTGCATCCGTTGGAACAGGCTGTAGCTTGAGGCGTGTTTGACCAACTCTTGCTCCGCGAGCGGGTTTACCGGAGTGGTTGCTGGATGAAATGCAAAAGAGCCGCTCTTCTCTTGCTTTTGGGGCTTCTCGCAACGGGATGCGCCACAGGACCCAGATGCCGCGCGGTGTCCGGAGCGCCGGGCCTCTTTGAAGGGGTGAAACCCAGGACGCAACAGGACTTCATGAGGCTCCGCCAACAAGGTGTCCGGACCATCCTGAGCCTCCAAACCATGCCTTGGGATATCTGGCCCGAAAGCAGGAAAGCCCGGCACTATGGATTAGAGTATCGGAATGTGCCAATCCTTGCTTCGCCTTTGGAACCGTGCGACGAACAAGTCAGGCAAGCCCTCTTGACACTTGCGGACCCATCGCTCCAGCCGGTTTTCGTTCACTGCCTGCTTGGCGAGGACCGCAACGTCTT
This window contains:
- a CDS encoding DUF2911 domain-containing protein, which codes for MKKPNPSLLLVAAIALSAMSALAQEKRVSPHETTSAVIDGSRVTIVYGRPYTKNPRTGEERKIWGGLVPYGKVWRMGADESTLLITQKPLMIGGTPIPAGAYSLYALPEEDGPTKLIINKQIGQWGTQYNQSHDLARVDMTKESLDTPVNQLTVEVAKNPSGGGVIKMMWEKTQFSVPFTVSK